The following are encoded in a window of Nocardia sp. BMG111209 genomic DNA:
- a CDS encoding LLM class F420-dependent oxidoreductase, translated as MDLRIFTEPQQGADYDDLLRVAKATEAAGFDAFFRSDHFLKMGGVSGLPGPTDAWLTLAALARETSRIRLGTLVTSATFRHPSVLAVSVAQVDRMSGGRVEFGLGAGWFAGEHEAYGIELPGPAERFDRFAEQLEIITGLWATPEGGSFDFTGKHYRLAGAPALPKPVQRPGPPVIIGGFGKKRTPELAARFAQEFNVAFSDTDTATTQFERVTAAAQAIGRDPGEIIRSVAQVLCVGRDEAEVSRRAAAIGREPAELRANGLGGSPAEVVDKIGRYREATGITRLYLQLLDLSDLDHLELVAAEIAPQLG; from the coding sequence GTGGACCTACGCATCTTCACCGAGCCCCAGCAGGGGGCCGACTACGACGACTTGTTGCGCGTGGCGAAGGCGACCGAGGCCGCCGGCTTCGACGCCTTCTTCCGTTCCGACCACTTCCTGAAGATGGGCGGGGTGTCCGGGCTGCCGGGCCCCACCGACGCCTGGCTCACGCTGGCGGCGCTGGCCCGGGAGACCTCCCGTATCCGGCTGGGCACCCTGGTCACCTCGGCCACCTTCCGGCATCCGTCGGTACTGGCCGTCTCGGTGGCGCAGGTGGACCGGATGTCCGGCGGCCGAGTCGAATTCGGGCTCGGCGCGGGCTGGTTCGCGGGTGAGCACGAGGCCTACGGCATCGAATTGCCCGGCCCGGCAGAACGTTTCGATCGATTCGCGGAACAGCTGGAGATCATCACCGGGCTGTGGGCCACCCCGGAGGGCGGCAGCTTCGACTTCACCGGCAAGCACTACCGGCTGGCAGGCGCACCGGCACTGCCGAAGCCGGTGCAGCGGCCGGGTCCGCCGGTGATCATCGGTGGCTTCGGCAAGAAGCGCACGCCGGAACTGGCGGCCCGCTTCGCACAGGAGTTCAACGTCGCCTTCTCCGATACCGATACGGCCACAACCCAATTCGAACGGGTCACCGCCGCCGCGCAGGCGATCGGCCGGGACCCGGGCGAGATCATCCGGTCGGTCGCGCAGGTGCTGTGTGTCGGGCGCGACGAGGCCGAGGTGTCCCGCCGGGCCGCCGCCATCGGCCGCGAGCCCGCCGAACTGCGCGCCAACGGTCTCGGCGGCTCGCCCGCCGAGGTGGTCGACAAGATCGGCCGCTACCGCGAGGCCACCGGCATCACCCGGCTCTACCTGCAGCTGCTCGACCTCTCGGATCTGGATCACCTGGAGCTGGTGGCCGCCGAGATCGCCCCGCAACTGGGCTGA
- a CDS encoding VOC family protein, whose protein sequence is MTGVRTYPAGVTSWIDVECLDVEAAKAFYGNIFGWTFADATPPGAPSRYVIAQLAGADVAGIGVPVDPAAARPGSATWNTYVAVDDAQAAADRIVAAGGRVVAPPTPAGEGGILAVCADPTGAGFRLWQAGRRSGAQLVNVPGAWNFSNLRTADPAGSQAFYTEVFGWSIEDLGFATMIRRPGYGDHLAATVDPDIRERQSGPMVPPGFADAIGWVEPLAPGETPRWHVAFTVADRDETASAATRLGGTVLATGDTDWTRDAVIRDPQGATFTASQFTPPS, encoded by the coding sequence ATGACCGGTGTGCGGACCTATCCCGCAGGTGTGACGTCATGGATCGACGTGGAGTGCCTCGATGTCGAGGCCGCGAAAGCGTTCTACGGCAACATATTCGGCTGGACCTTCGCCGACGCGACGCCACCGGGCGCGCCGTCGCGGTATGTCATCGCGCAGCTGGCCGGTGCGGATGTCGCGGGTATCGGAGTTCCCGTCGATCCGGCGGCCGCACGGCCCGGATCGGCAACGTGGAACACCTATGTCGCCGTCGACGATGCGCAGGCCGCCGCCGACCGGATCGTGGCCGCGGGCGGCCGCGTCGTCGCACCGCCCACACCTGCCGGTGAGGGTGGGATTCTCGCGGTCTGCGCGGATCCGACCGGCGCCGGGTTCCGGCTGTGGCAGGCCGGCCGCCGGTCCGGCGCGCAGCTCGTCAACGTGCCCGGTGCGTGGAATTTCAGCAATCTGCGCACGGCCGACCCGGCGGGGTCGCAGGCCTTCTACACCGAGGTTTTCGGCTGGTCCATCGAGGATCTCGGCTTCGCGACGATGATCCGCCGCCCCGGCTACGGTGATCATCTCGCCGCGACCGTCGATCCGGATATTCGCGAGCGCCAATCCGGTCCCATGGTGCCGCCCGGTTTCGCCGATGCGATCGGCTGGGTGGAGCCGCTCGCGCCCGGCGAGACGCCGCGCTGGCACGTTGCCTTCACCGTGGCCGATCGCGACGAAACCGCCAGTGCGGCAACACGACTGGGCGGCACCGTACTCGCCACCGGCGATACCGACTGGACCCGGGACGCGGTGATCCGCGACCCGCAGGGCGCGACGTTCACGGCGAGCCAATTCACCCCGCCGTCCTGA
- a CDS encoding DUF6374 family protein, with protein MPLDRHLHFAQLWLEQVRDTLAAAAATGTPVPPEQLNIMSGKIAAGLRVFSELAEHRPHWEQAG; from the coding sequence ATGCCCCTCGACCGCCACCTCCACTTCGCGCAGTTGTGGCTCGAACAGGTCCGCGACACCCTCGCCGCGGCTGCAGCCACCGGCACCCCGGTACCACCCGAGCAGTTGAACATCATGTCCGGCAAGATCGCCGCGGGCCTGCGGGTGTTCAGCGAATTGGCCGAACATCGGCCGCACTGGGAGCAGGCGGGATGA
- a CDS encoding nucleoside deaminase yields the protein MRPPSPALDEAYVRAALAAADAADPRDVPVGAVVFDADGRELARAANAREATGDPTAHAEILALRAAAAVGGDGWRLSEATLAVTLEPCTMCAGALVLARVRRLVFGAWEPKTGAVGSLWDVVRDRRLNHRPEVRGGILESECAARLDAFFRTQRP from the coding sequence ATGCGGCCACCCTCACCCGCTCTCGACGAGGCGTACGTGCGCGCGGCTCTGGCCGCCGCCGACGCCGCGGACCCCCGGGACGTGCCCGTCGGCGCGGTCGTATTCGACGCCGACGGCCGCGAGCTGGCCCGCGCGGCCAACGCGCGCGAGGCGACCGGCGACCCGACCGCACACGCCGAGATCCTCGCGCTGCGCGCCGCCGCGGCGGTGGGCGGCGACGGCTGGCGGCTGTCCGAGGCCACCCTCGCGGTGACCCTGGAGCCCTGCACGATGTGCGCCGGGGCCCTGGTGCTGGCCCGGGTGCGGCGGCTGGTCTTCGGGGCATGGGAGCCGAAGACCGGCGCCGTCGGCTCGCTGTGGGATGTGGTGCGTGACCGTCGTCTCAATCATCGTCCCGAGGTTCGGGGCGGCATTCTCGAATCCGAGTGTGCCGCAAGGCTGGACGCCTTCTTCCGCACCCAGCGCCCCTGA
- a CDS encoding tRNA adenosine deaminase-associated protein, translated as MAQRSSTNRAASDEGDDVDGFAVAVIREDSKWRCSPLSSAALLSLEAADSELRALRSTGAVFGLLDVDDEFFVVLRPGPAGSRLLLSDATAAIDYDIAADVLDELNIEIPDIDPDEIDDVEPWGEGDLGVLADLGLPEPVLSVILADTELYPDEQITMIAQRLGFAGELTAVLDKLPH; from the coding sequence ATGGCACAGCGCTCGAGCACGAACAGGGCGGCGTCGGATGAAGGCGACGACGTGGATGGCTTCGCCGTGGCGGTAATTCGCGAGGACAGCAAGTGGCGGTGCAGCCCGCTCAGTTCGGCCGCACTGCTCAGCCTGGAGGCGGCGGACAGCGAGCTGCGAGCGCTGCGCAGCACCGGAGCCGTGTTCGGATTACTCGACGTGGACGATGAATTCTTCGTCGTGCTGCGGCCGGGCCCGGCCGGCAGCCGTCTGTTGCTCTCCGATGCCACCGCCGCGATCGACTACGACATCGCCGCCGATGTCCTGGACGAGTTGAACATCGAGATCCCCGATATCGATCCCGACGAGATCGATGACGTGGAGCCCTGGGGCGAAGGCGATCTCGGTGTGCTCGCCGATCTCGGCCTGCCGGAGCCGGTGCTCAGCGTGATCCTGGCCGATACCGAGCTCTATCCGGACGAGCAGATCACGATGATCGCGCAGCGCCTGGGCTTCGCGGGTGAACTCACCGCGGTGCTGGACAAACTGCCGCACTGA
- a CDS encoding prephenate dehydrogenase codes for MTALRKSAVCVLGTGLIGGSVLRAAAAAGYRSWGYNRSAAGAEAARADGFDVGTDIRPVLERAAAEDAVIVVGVPMPALDSVLSDIRLLAPGCVLTDVISVKAPVLATVRKHELEARFVGGHPMAGTAESGWAASGADLFAGAVWALGVDPGTHAESWTRVARLALDCGAVIAPVVAEEHDRAVARISHLPHVLAETLAVAGAAGGDLALGLAAGSFRDGTRVAGTAPGLVRAICEPNAAALLDALDDTLRLLGDARDTLAADGTLGTLIDAGYSERNRYDTLEREDITGIRPGDHDWHERLRAAGQRGGVIRQLD; via the coding sequence ATGACAGCCCTACGGAAATCAGCGGTATGTGTGCTGGGCACCGGACTGATCGGAGGGTCCGTGCTGCGCGCCGCCGCGGCGGCAGGCTACCGGAGCTGGGGATACAACCGTTCCGCCGCAGGTGCGGAGGCCGCGCGGGCCGACGGATTCGACGTCGGCACCGATATCCGGCCGGTCCTGGAGCGGGCCGCGGCCGAGGATGCGGTGATCGTGGTGGGGGTGCCGATGCCCGCGCTGGACTCGGTCCTCTCCGATATCCGGCTGCTCGCCCCGGGCTGTGTGCTCACCGATGTGATCAGCGTGAAGGCGCCGGTGCTGGCGACCGTGCGCAAGCACGAACTCGAGGCGCGGTTCGTCGGTGGGCATCCGATGGCCGGCACGGCCGAATCCGGTTGGGCGGCATCCGGTGCCGATCTGTTCGCCGGTGCGGTGTGGGCGCTGGGGGTCGATCCCGGCACCCACGCCGAGTCCTGGACGCGGGTGGCACGACTGGCGCTGGATTGCGGTGCGGTGATCGCCCCGGTGGTCGCCGAGGAACACGATCGCGCGGTCGCGCGGATCTCGCATCTGCCGCATGTGCTCGCCGAGACGCTCGCGGTGGCCGGGGCCGCCGGCGGTGATCTGGCGCTGGGACTGGCCGCCGGATCCTTCCGGGACGGCACCCGCGTCGCGGGCACCGCGCCCGGCCTGGTCCGCGCGATCTGCGAGCCGAATGCCGCGGCGCTGCTCGACGCGCTGGACGACACGCTGCGACTGCTCGGCGACGCCCGCGACACGCTGGCCGCCGACGGCACGCTCGGCACGCTGATCGATGCCGGATACAGCGAACGCAACCGCTACGACACGCTGGAACGCGAGGACATCACCGGCATCCGCCCCGGCGACCACGACTGGCACGAGCGCTTGCGCGCGGCCGGGCAGCGCGGCGGGGTGATCCGGCAGCTGGACTGA
- a CDS encoding putative glycolipid-binding domain-containing protein: MLTWRAHNFSRMESVRVTVTGNRIRASGRIIAGECDDHPAFSASYDLVTDEAGMTKRLSLRSTVAAGERHASIARDEENYWLIDAGGSHVRSTFGDALDVDVVLSPFFNTLPIRRFGLSRTSDYVEVPVVYVRLPELLVEEAKLTYSSGADGIHVLSPVSTATVTVDQDGFLLNYPGLAERI, from the coding sequence ATTCTCACCTGGCGAGCACACAATTTCTCCCGGATGGAGTCGGTCCGGGTGACCGTCACCGGTAACCGCATCCGGGCCTCCGGCCGCATCATCGCCGGTGAGTGTGACGATCACCCGGCCTTCAGCGCCTCCTACGACCTGGTCACCGACGAGGCCGGGATGACCAAGCGGCTGTCGCTGCGCAGTACGGTCGCCGCGGGCGAGCGGCATGCGTCGATCGCGCGCGACGAGGAGAACTACTGGCTGATCGACGCCGGCGGCAGCCATGTGCGATCCACCTTCGGTGATGCCCTGGATGTCGACGTGGTGCTCAGCCCGTTCTTCAACACCCTCCCGATCCGGCGCTTCGGCCTGTCCCGCACCTCCGACTACGTGGAGGTGCCGGTCGTCTACGTGCGGCTGCCGGAACTGCTGGTCGAGGAGGCGAAGCTGACCTACTCCAGCGGCGCCGACGGCATCCACGTGCTGTCGCCGGTGTCCACCGCGACCGTGACAGTCGACCAGGACGGCTTCCTGCTGAACTATCCGGGTCTCGCCGAGCGGATCTGA
- a CDS encoding ABC transporter ATP-binding protein, whose protein sequence is MEIGGGSAAQAGGRMESGGGSVGVLIEDAPADDVPGGSGEAGWRGVAAEEAEATEEVNLALAARSRRLLWSLLRPYRLRVIAALVIIVLDNAAIVAAPLFVAYGLDAGVAAAMRGDWSPLIVAVAGSAGCALLSGVTTFLFVRTAAQLSQQVLVDLRLRVFTHVQRLPVAFHETYTSGKIVARLTSDLESLEDLLDRALNDALSAVLSLATIAVVLLWLDVPLALVVLAGFVPLVYITRWAQRHQRAGYRRTRGAIAKVVVHFVETMGGIRAVQAFRREERNQTILGVEDTEYRAANSSALRGMAIYIGLVRAISGATTVVILLVGGWRVIRGDTAIGVLAAFLLYLRQFYGPLDELAQVFNSYQSAAAALERISGVLEERPTVPEPLEPRPVAEPGARARGKLRFDRVSFDYPLRGGAGPDPDAATTGHDGMGSGPVGTDPVVGWAEAGHDAMGSGPVGTDPVVGWAEAGHDAMGSGPVGTDPVVGWAEAGHDAMGSGPVRADPAVGSAEAGRDGAGSDRVVGDAAASTTASRPGDVTASRPGDATASRPGDATASRRGDATGTRPGDAGASGSGDAGVSRFGDRPTQLELSLTVPAGQVVALVGATGAGKSTLAKLVARFYDPTGGNVRLDGVDLRDIADVELRRNITMVTQESYLFSGSVADNIRLGKPEATDAEVRAAAGAVGLADFVDTLPEGFETDVRKRGGRLSAGQRQLVAFARVFLADPAVIVLDEATSSLDIPGERLVQRALETVLYGRTAVIIAHRLSTVAIADRVLVLEAGRVVEDGSPDELVAATGRFAALHTAWRESLV, encoded by the coding sequence ATGGAGATCGGCGGCGGGTCTGCCGCGCAAGCGGGCGGGCGCATGGAGTCCGGCGGCGGGTCTGTTGGGGTCCTGATCGAGGATGCTCCGGCGGACGACGTGCCCGGCGGGTCCGGGGAAGCCGGGTGGCGTGGGGTGGCCGCGGAGGAGGCCGAGGCGACCGAGGAGGTCAACCTGGCGCTGGCGGCCAGGTCGCGGCGGTTGCTGTGGTCGTTGTTGCGGCCGTATCGGCTGCGCGTGATCGCGGCGCTGGTGATCATCGTGCTGGACAACGCCGCGATCGTGGCCGCACCCCTGTTCGTCGCGTACGGGCTCGACGCCGGGGTGGCTGCGGCGATGCGCGGGGACTGGTCACCGCTGATCGTCGCGGTCGCGGGGTCGGCCGGATGTGCGCTGCTCAGTGGGGTGACGACCTTCTTGTTCGTGCGGACGGCCGCGCAGCTGAGCCAGCAGGTCCTGGTCGATCTGCGGCTGCGGGTGTTCACGCATGTGCAGCGGCTGCCGGTCGCCTTCCACGAGACCTATACCTCCGGCAAGATCGTCGCCCGGCTGACCAGCGATCTGGAATCGCTGGAGGATCTGCTGGACCGCGCGCTGAACGACGCGCTCAGCGCGGTGCTGTCGCTGGCGACGATCGCGGTGGTGCTGCTGTGGCTGGACGTGCCGCTGGCGCTGGTGGTGCTGGCCGGCTTCGTGCCGCTGGTCTACATCACCCGCTGGGCCCAGCGGCATCAGCGGGCCGGGTATCGGCGCACCCGCGGCGCGATCGCGAAGGTCGTGGTCCACTTCGTGGAGACCATGGGCGGTATCCGCGCGGTGCAGGCGTTCCGGCGTGAGGAGCGTAACCAGACCATCCTGGGCGTCGAGGACACCGAATATCGGGCCGCCAACAGCAGTGCGCTGCGCGGCATGGCGATCTACATCGGCCTGGTCCGGGCCATCAGCGGCGCGACCACGGTGGTGATCCTGCTGGTCGGCGGCTGGCGGGTGATCCGCGGCGACACCGCGATCGGCGTGCTGGCCGCCTTCCTGCTCTACCTGCGGCAGTTCTACGGCCCGCTGGACGAACTGGCACAGGTTTTCAACTCGTACCAGTCGGCGGCCGCGGCGCTGGAGCGGATCTCCGGAGTGCTGGAGGAGCGGCCGACCGTGCCGGAACCGCTCGAACCCCGCCCGGTGGCCGAGCCGGGTGCGCGAGCCCGCGGCAAACTGCGCTTCGACCGGGTGTCCTTCGACTACCCGTTGCGTGGGGGTGCGGGACCGGATCCCGACGCGGCCACGACCGGGCACGACGGCATGGGCTCGGGTCCGGTTGGGACAGACCCGGTAGTGGGCTGGGCCGAGGCAGGGCACGACGCCATGGGCTCGGGTCCGGTTGGGACAGACCCGGTAGTGGGCTGGGCCGAGGCAGGGCACGACGCCATGGGCTCGGGTCCGGTTGGGACAGACCCGGTAGTGGGCTGGGCCGAGGCAGGGCACGACGCCATGGGCTCGGGTCCGGTTAGGGCAGACCCGGCGGTGGGCTCGGCCGAGGCAGGGCGCGACGGCGCGGGATCGGACCGGGTGGTAGGCGACGCGGCCGCGAGTACGACCGCATCCCGGCCCGGTGACGTGACCGCATCCCGGCCCGGTGACGCGACCGCATCCCGGCCCGGTGACGCGACCGCATCCCGGCGCGGTGACGCGACCGGAACCCGGCCCGGTGACGCGGGCGCGTCCGGATCCGGTGACGCGGGTGTGTCCCGGTTCGGCGACCGTCCGACCCAGTTGGAGTTGTCGCTGACCGTTCCGGCGGGGCAGGTGGTGGCGCTGGTCGGTGCGACGGGGGCCGGGAAGTCGACGCTGGCGAAACTGGTGGCGCGCTTCTACGACCCGACCGGCGGCAACGTGCGGCTCGACGGTGTCGACCTGCGCGATATCGCCGATGTCGAGCTGCGGCGCAACATCACCATGGTGACCCAGGAGTCGTACCTGTTCTCCGGTTCGGTGGCCGACAACATCCGGCTCGGCAAGCCGGAGGCCACCGATGCGGAGGTGCGGGCCGCGGCCGGTGCGGTCGGGCTGGCGGATTTCGTCGATACGCTGCCCGAGGGCTTCGAGACCGATGTGCGCAAGCGCGGCGGCCGGTTGTCGGCCGGGCAGCGGCAGCTGGTGGCGTTCGCCAGGGTTTTCCTGGCGGATCCGGCGGTGATCGTGCTGGACGAGGCCACGTCCAGCCTGGATATTCCGGGCGAGCGGCTGGTGCAGCGGGCGCTCGAGACGGTGCTGTACGGCCGCACGGCCGTCATCATCGCGCATCGGCTGTCCACGGTCGCGATTGCCGATCGGGTGCTGGTGCTGGAGGCCGGCCGGGTGGTCGAGGACGGGTCGCCCGACGAATTGGTCGCTGCCACAGGACGTTTCGCCGCGCTGCACACCGCGTGGCGGGAGTCGCTGGTGTAG
- a CDS encoding ABC transporter ATP-binding protein, translating into MPVPSSGPLRRLWPDLRVFRRALYLSATLSGVGMICDIVQPAVTARVIDGPVARHEMSGLWAPVLLMLLLAVINAASSYTRRAIIAEPAAAVETTLRATMFRQLQILSVGAHDAMESGQLTSRAVTDMSTLRRFFAFVVPSLVALGATVAVGLGLLFVFAWQIGLVELAIAVPLALLALRFERDYGLASRRAQDQSGDLATTVEESAQGIRVLKAFGRGPWFGQRFGRQARVLQALELAKARLAARLWAALNTLSALGIAAALAIGGYLLVHHTMTLGTLVAGITLTTFLQWPIIGFGMLLAELNHSRTAAERYWEIIDTPVEITDPDRPVPLPQLLRGDLRFDHVRFRFPDAERDLLHDISLRVRPGETVAVVGATGSGKSALLGLVARLFDVAGAPGGPGAVTVDGIDVRTLRLADLRSVVSVAFEDPVLFSASVHENVTLGYPDATEAQVRAALEVARATEFVEALPWGLRTRIGEQGLSLSGGQRQRLALARAVLARQSHAGGHLVVLDDPLSALDVATEEQVQTRLRVALAGATVLLVAHRPSTAAWADRVAVLDEGRIIADGPHEQLLETCPRYRELMGGEVDAPVHAR; encoded by the coding sequence GTGCCGGTTCCGAGTTCCGGACCGTTACGACGCCTGTGGCCCGACCTGCGGGTCTTCCGGCGCGCGCTGTACCTGAGCGCCACCCTGTCCGGGGTGGGCATGATCTGCGATATCGTGCAGCCCGCGGTCACGGCCCGGGTCATCGACGGTCCCGTCGCGCGGCACGAGATGTCCGGCCTCTGGGCGCCGGTGCTGTTGATGCTGCTGCTCGCGGTGATCAACGCGGCCTCGTCCTACACCCGCCGGGCGATCATCGCCGAGCCGGCCGCCGCGGTCGAAACCACCTTGCGCGCCACCATGTTCCGGCAATTGCAGATCCTCTCCGTCGGTGCGCACGACGCCATGGAGTCCGGGCAGCTGACCTCGCGCGCGGTCACCGACATGTCCACGCTGCGCCGGTTCTTCGCGTTCGTGGTGCCGTCGCTGGTGGCCCTGGGCGCCACCGTCGCGGTCGGGCTGGGGTTGCTGTTCGTCTTCGCCTGGCAGATCGGGCTGGTCGAGCTGGCCATCGCGGTGCCGCTGGCGCTGCTCGCGCTGCGCTTCGAACGCGACTACGGCCTGGCGTCCCGGCGCGCCCAGGACCAGTCCGGCGATCTGGCCACCACGGTCGAGGAGTCGGCGCAGGGCATCCGGGTGCTGAAGGCGTTCGGACGCGGGCCCTGGTTCGGGCAGCGCTTCGGCCGGCAGGCCCGCGTACTGCAGGCCCTGGAGCTGGCGAAGGCGCGGCTGGCCGCCCGGCTGTGGGCGGCGCTGAACACGCTGTCGGCGCTGGGTATCGCCGCCGCGCTGGCCATCGGCGGATATCTGCTGGTTCATCACACGATGACCCTGGGCACGCTGGTCGCGGGCATCACGCTGACCACCTTCCTGCAGTGGCCGATCATCGGCTTCGGCATGTTGCTCGCCGAGCTCAACCATTCCCGCACCGCCGCCGAGCGGTACTGGGAGATCATCGACACCCCGGTCGAGATCACCGATCCGGACCGCCCGGTGCCGCTGCCGCAGCTGCTACGCGGCGATCTGCGGTTCGACCATGTGCGCTTCCGGTTCCCGGACGCGGAACGCGATCTGCTGCACGACATCTCGCTGCGGGTGCGACCGGGCGAGACGGTCGCGGTGGTCGGCGCCACCGGCAGCGGTAAATCGGCCCTGCTCGGGCTGGTGGCCCGGCTGTTCGACGTCGCCGGCGCGCCGGGTGGTCCCGGTGCGGTGACCGTCGACGGTATCGATGTCCGCACCCTGCGACTGGCCGATCTGCGCTCGGTCGTATCCGTGGCCTTCGAGGATCCGGTGCTGTTCTCCGCCAGCGTGCACGAGAACGTCACGCTCGGTTATCCCGATGCCACCGAGGCCCAGGTCCGCGCGGCGCTGGAGGTCGCGCGCGCCACCGAGTTCGTCGAGGCCCTGCCGTGGGGTCTGCGCACCCGCATCGGCGAACAGGGCCTGAGCCTGTCCGGCGGTCAGCGTCAGCGGCTGGCCCTGGCCCGGGCCGTCCTGGCCCGGCAGAGCCACGCCGGCGGTCACCTGGTGGTGCTCGACGATCCGTTGTCGGCCCTGGACGTGGCGACGGAGGAACAGGTCCAGACCCGCCTGCGCGTGGCGCTCGCCGGGGCCACCGTCCTGCTGGTCGCCCACCGCCCGTCCACCGCCGCCTGGGCCGACCGCGTCGCCGTCCTCGACGAGGGCCGCATCATCGCCGACGGCCCGCACGAACAACTGCTCGAAACCTGCCCGCGCTACCGGGAACTGATGGGAGGCGAGGTCGATGCCCCGGTCCACGCCCGATGA
- a CDS encoding DUF998 domain-containing protein, whose amino-acid sequence MTPTEHRWAGLAVLDPPPAPVRRGPRVLRWCVAVAVALAGVCYSSWVLEFVLPIGLDPVNSFLSELDAQGRSYGWVFSTADTLTGILALIAAIGGIFEYSWGRLSIAAWVALGCFGMSTIADAQLPLRTCHPDPCPKTDDSGLFPQLHQIHALTSTLAVTSIFVAMIAFSAAAFRYRRWPVLRHSGLWILVLASAVTAWMLIADNLPGNYGLGIAQRIQIGSISLWLIALGVQLGVTARRAELSVANGEHPPGSGARWRRGHRNWP is encoded by the coding sequence ATGACGCCAACGGAACATCGCTGGGCGGGGCTGGCCGTTCTGGACCCGCCGCCGGCACCGGTACGCCGGGGCCCGCGGGTGCTGCGCTGGTGCGTGGCCGTGGCCGTGGCGCTCGCCGGAGTTTGTTATTCGTCCTGGGTGCTGGAGTTCGTACTGCCGATCGGGCTCGATCCGGTCAATTCGTTCCTCAGCGAACTGGACGCGCAGGGCCGTTCCTACGGCTGGGTCTTCTCCACCGCGGACACGCTGACCGGAATTCTCGCGTTGATCGCCGCGATCGGGGGGATATTCGAATATTCCTGGGGCAGATTGTCGATCGCGGCCTGGGTGGCGCTGGGTTGTTTCGGTATGTCGACGATCGCCGACGCGCAGTTGCCGCTGCGCACCTGCCATCCGGATCCCTGCCCCAAAACCGATGACAGTGGCCTGTTCCCGCAGCTGCATCAGATCCATGCCCTGACCAGCACGCTGGCGGTGACATCGATCTTCGTGGCGATGATCGCGTTCAGCGCGGCGGCGTTCCGGTACCGGCGCTGGCCGGTGCTGCGGCATTCCGGGTTGTGGATACTCGTGCTCGCGTCGGCGGTGACGGCCTGGATGCTGATCGCCGACAATCTGCCGGGTAATTACGGCCTGGGTATCGCGCAGCGCATCCAGATCGGGTCGATCTCACTGTGGCTGATCGCGCTGGGGGTGCAGCTTGGCGTGACCGCCCGCCGCGCCGAACTCAGCGTCGCCAACGGCGAGCATCCACCAGGGAGCGGGGCGCGGTGGCGGCGAGGGCACCGGAACTGGCCATGA
- a CDS encoding very short patch repair endonuclease, translated as MGSGRPATDAVTSARMSRQKRVGTAPEIALRRELHRRGCRYFVDRAPLTGLRRRADLVFPRRRVAVYVDGCFWHSCPQHATSPRNNAQWWADKLAGNVVRDRDTDARLIAAGWQVVRIWEHEDAVTAADRVLAALADR; from the coding sequence ATGGGTTCCGGACGGCCTGCGACCGATGCCGTGACGAGTGCCCGGATGTCGCGGCAGAAGCGGGTGGGAACGGCGCCGGAGATCGCGTTGCGCCGGGAGTTGCATCGCCGTGGTTGCCGGTATTTCGTCGATCGGGCCCCGCTGACCGGGCTGCGCCGCCGGGCCGATCTGGTGTTCCCGCGCCGCCGGGTGGCGGTGTATGTGGACGGTTGTTTCTGGCACAGCTGCCCGCAGCACGCGACCTCGCCGCGCAACAACGCGCAGTGGTGGGCGGACAAGCTGGCCGGCAATGTCGTCCGCGATCGCGATACCGATGCCCGGCTGATCGCTGCGGGCTGGCAGGTCGTGCGGATCTGGGAGCACGAGGACGCCGTGACGGCGGCCGATCGGGTTCTGGCGGCCCTCGCCGATCGATAA